Proteins encoded in a region of the Massilia sp. UMI-21 genome:
- the clpS gene encoding ATP-dependent Clp protease adapter ClpS, with product MATKHDTEQLLERQTVKPPPLYQVALLNDDYTPMEFVVAIIQEYFNKDRETATQIMLSVHQHGKGVCGVFSKDIACTKVEFVLTHARKAGHPLQCVMEEV from the coding sequence ATGGCTACGAAGCATGACACCGAACAGCTGCTGGAGCGGCAGACCGTAAAACCGCCACCGTTATACCAGGTGGCGTTGCTGAACGACGACTACACGCCGATGGAATTCGTGGTCGCGATCATCCAGGAGTACTTCAACAAGGATCGCGAGACGGCGACCCAGATCATGCTTTCCGTGCATCAGCATGGCAAGGGCGTCTGCGGGGTGTTTTCCAAAGATATAGCGTGTACCAAAGTGGAGTTTGTCTTAACGCATGCGCGTAAGGCAGGGCATCCCCTGCAATGCGTGATGGAGGAAGTATGA
- a CDS encoding pseudouridine synthase produces MPLILFNKPFQVLCQFSAQDGRATLADYLDIPNIYPAGRLDADSEGLMLLTDDGKLQHKIAHPDHKEAKTYLVQVDGEADGAQLARLQAPLDLGDFVTRPCKAVRIAEPGWLWPRNPPIRTRQDKPTSWIAITLEEGKNRQVRRMTAAVGLPTLRLVRSSIGPFSLATHPLMPGEFAEVQYT; encoded by the coding sequence ATGCCTCTGATCCTCTTCAATAAACCCTTCCAGGTGCTCTGCCAATTCTCGGCGCAGGACGGCCGCGCGACCCTGGCCGACTACCTGGACATCCCCAATATCTACCCTGCCGGGCGGCTCGATGCCGACAGCGAAGGCCTGATGCTGCTGACCGACGACGGCAAGCTGCAGCACAAGATCGCGCACCCTGACCACAAGGAAGCCAAGACCTACCTGGTGCAGGTGGACGGCGAGGCGGATGGCGCGCAGCTTGCGCGCCTGCAGGCGCCGCTCGACCTGGGCGACTTCGTGACCAGGCCGTGCAAGGCGGTGCGCATTGCCGAGCCCGGGTGGCTGTGGCCGCGCAACCCGCCGATCCGCACGCGCCAGGACAAGCCGACCAGCTGGATCGCGATCACGCTGGAAGAAGGCAAGAACCGCCAGGTGCGGCGGATGACGGCGGCGGTCGGCTTGCCGACCCTGCGCCTGGTGCGCTCGAGCATCGGGCCGTTTTCGCTGGCGACGCATCCCCTGATGCCGGGCGAATTCGCCGAAGTCCAGTATACGTAG
- the icd gene encoding NADP-dependent isocitrate dehydrogenase has translation MYQHIKVPADGQKITVNADFSLNVPDHPVIPYIEGDGTGIDITPVMLKVVDAAVAKAYGGSRKISWMEIYAGEKSTSVYGPDVWLPAETLDVVRDYVVSIKGPLTTPVGGGIRSLNVALRQELDLYVCLRPVRYFAGVPSPLKQPEKTDMVIFRENSEDIYAGIEWAEGSAEVKKVISFLTEEMGVKKIRFPETSGLGIKPVSREGTERLVRKAIQYAIDNDKPSVTLVHKGNIMKYTEGGFRDWGYALAQKEFGAAPIDGGPWCKFRNPRTGREITVKDSIADAFLQQILLRPAEYSVIATLNLNGDYISDALAAQVGGIGIAPGANMSDSVAMFEATHGTAPKYAGKDYVNPGSLILSAEMMLRHMGWVEAADLIISAMERAITSKKVTYDFARLMEGATQVSCSSFGEVMIEQM, from the coding sequence ATGTACCAACATATCAAGGTGCCGGCCGACGGCCAGAAAATCACCGTCAACGCCGACTTCTCGCTGAATGTGCCGGACCATCCGGTCATTCCGTACATCGAGGGTGACGGCACCGGCATCGACATCACCCCGGTCATGCTCAAGGTCGTGGATGCGGCCGTGGCCAAGGCCTACGGCGGCAGCCGCAAGATCAGCTGGATGGAAATCTATGCCGGCGAAAAGTCGACCAGTGTCTACGGCCCCGACGTGTGGCTGCCGGCGGAAACCCTGGACGTGGTGCGCGACTATGTGGTGTCGATCAAGGGCCCGCTGACGACCCCGGTGGGCGGCGGCATCCGCTCGCTCAACGTGGCGCTGCGCCAGGAACTCGACCTGTACGTCTGCCTGCGCCCGGTGCGCTACTTCGCCGGCGTGCCGTCGCCGCTGAAGCAGCCGGAGAAGACCGACATGGTGATCTTCCGCGAGAACTCCGAAGACATCTATGCCGGCATCGAATGGGCCGAAGGCTCGGCCGAGGTCAAGAAGGTCATCAGCTTCCTGACCGAAGAAATGGGCGTCAAGAAGATCCGCTTCCCGGAGACCTCGGGCCTGGGCATCAAGCCGGTCTCGCGCGAAGGCACCGAGCGCCTGGTGCGCAAGGCGATCCAGTACGCGATCGACAACGACAAGCCTTCGGTGACCCTGGTTCACAAAGGCAACATCATGAAGTACACCGAGGGCGGTTTCCGCGACTGGGGCTATGCGCTGGCGCAGAAGGAATTCGGCGCCGCGCCGATCGACGGCGGCCCGTGGTGCAAGTTCAGGAATCCCAGGACCGGCCGCGAGATCACCGTCAAGGATTCGATCGCCGACGCCTTCCTGCAGCAGATCCTGCTGCGCCCGGCCGAATACAGCGTGATCGCCACCCTGAACCTGAACGGCGACTATATCTCGGATGCGCTGGCGGCCCAGGTGGGCGGCATCGGCATCGCACCGGGCGCCAATATGTCGGATTCGGTGGCGATGTTCGAAGCGACCCACGGCACCGCGCCGAAATACGCCGGCAAGGATTACGTGAATCCGGGTTCGCTCATTCTTTCGGCAGAGATGATGCTCCGCCATATGGGGTGGGTCGAAGCGGCCGATCTGATCATCAGCGCGATGGAACGCGCGATTACCTCGAAAAAGGTCACTTACGACTTCGCGCGCCTGATGGAAGGGGCGACCCAGGTGTCGTGTTCGAGCTTCGGCGAAGTGATGATCGAGCAGATGTAA
- a CDS encoding PD40 domain-containing protein codes for MTVSRTILAHLLLPSLALIGSQAAAADPYFRFPAIRGDNIVFTAEGDLWRTTLAGGKATRLTTHPASETQAAISHDGKYVAFAASYEGAQEAYVMPIEGGLPKRVTFENGGVTVLGWTAQGEVLVSTENSVGPSKHRIVAALDPVGMVRRVLPLADANDAVLSDDGRSVVFTRMGLSMTNDNVKAYRGGAQAQLWRYALGSKGEAVRLFQDDGANHRRAMWWQGRIYFISDLGGADNIWSARPDGSDRKQHTHHKAWDVRTASLGDGRIAYQLGADLRVFDIAAGSDTPVKASLLSDFDQQRTRRVRSPLAALTNIEVANKAERIVLTARGKVTIAGTGSYRRVEIAVPDGARARSAVFSHDDKWVYAFVDTSGENEIWRYAADGSGQGERLTIDGASHRSGLYPSPDGRWLAHTDKKGRTWLLDLQARTNVIIDDAEQVGADRPDQVVWSPDSRNLAFVRVGSSEQRNQIGMYNLAGKTMAFVTTDRYTADSPVFSPDGKWLYFLSSRHFNVGNAGPWGDRNMGPVFDRRVGIYALALQAGVRFPFKPEDELTKPEEKSPEAAARTAVQTPGKDEADKTAAVAAAAAAAAAVTAAEPKSRTPTPAIDYAGLRERLYEVPVAPGNYRALAIDDKRLYILESDNGRSGVLKTLEIARSSPQPEVFVNNVREFGLSTDRKHVFYRTFHASGPGEMLIVAAGAKAPADLSKARIKIDDWAISTNPRLEWTQMFNDAWRMHRDFLYDANMRGVDWVAVRKRYAPLVERVTDRAELDDVLGMMVGEVGALHSQIRPGDVRRAQGEGVPSSLGAVLSRVSDGFRVDRVYRSEPELPSERGPLAAPDVGVREGDIITAVNGKSLVEARDIADLLLDQADKQVLLHVKSPGARADSKARPVIVTPVSMARHASLRYADWEQTRAQQADQASQGRIGYLHLRAMTARDINAFARDFYANINKEGLIIDVRRNNGGNIDSWIIEKLLRRSWAFWSANGNLPQSNMQNTFRGHLVVLMDELTYSDGETFAAGVKALKLGPLVGKRTAGAGVWLSDGNGLLDNGMARVAEFGQFAADGDWLIEGVGVTPDVEVDNLPHETFEGRDRQLEVAIELLEKKMKEQPVKPWKPAAIPALARSAP; via the coding sequence ATGACCGTGTCCCGCACCATCCTCGCGCATCTGCTGCTGCCTTCGCTGGCGCTGATCGGCAGCCAGGCCGCCGCCGCCGACCCATATTTCCGCTTCCCCGCCATCCGCGGCGACAACATCGTGTTCACGGCCGAAGGCGACCTGTGGCGCACCACGCTCGCGGGCGGCAAGGCCACCCGCCTGACCACCCATCCCGCCAGCGAGACCCAGGCCGCGATCTCGCATGACGGCAAGTACGTCGCCTTCGCCGCCTCCTACGAGGGCGCGCAGGAAGCCTATGTGATGCCGATCGAGGGCGGCCTGCCCAAGCGCGTCACCTTCGAGAACGGCGGCGTGACGGTGCTGGGCTGGACCGCGCAGGGCGAGGTGCTGGTCAGTACCGAAAATTCGGTGGGGCCGTCGAAACACCGTATCGTTGCCGCGCTCGACCCGGTCGGCATGGTGCGCCGCGTGCTGCCGCTGGCCGACGCCAACGACGCCGTGCTCAGCGACGACGGCCGCAGCGTGGTCTTCACGCGCATGGGCCTGTCGATGACCAACGATAACGTCAAGGCCTACCGCGGCGGCGCCCAGGCCCAGTTGTGGCGCTACGCGCTCGGCTCGAAGGGGGAAGCCGTGCGCCTGTTCCAGGACGACGGGGCCAACCACCGCCGCGCCATGTGGTGGCAGGGGCGCATCTACTTCATCAGCGACCTGGGAGGCGCCGACAACATCTGGTCCGCGCGCCCGGACGGCAGCGACCGCAAGCAGCACACGCATCACAAGGCATGGGACGTGCGCACCGCCTCGCTCGGCGACGGCCGCATCGCCTACCAGCTGGGCGCCGACCTGCGCGTGTTCGACATCGCCGCCGGCAGCGACACGCCCGTCAAGGCCAGCCTGCTCTCCGACTTCGACCAGCAGCGTACCCGCCGGGTGCGCTCGCCGCTGGCCGCGCTGACCAATATCGAGGTGGCCAACAAGGCCGAGCGCATCGTGCTGACCGCGCGCGGCAAGGTCACCATCGCCGGCACCGGCAGCTACCGGCGCGTCGAGATCGCCGTGCCGGACGGCGCGCGCGCCCGGTCCGCCGTGTTCAGCCACGACGACAAGTGGGTTTATGCTTTCGTCGACACCAGCGGCGAAAACGAGATCTGGCGCTACGCGGCGGACGGCTCGGGCCAGGGCGAGCGCCTGACCATCGACGGCGCCAGCCACCGTTCCGGGCTGTACCCGTCGCCGGACGGCAGGTGGCTGGCCCACACCGACAAGAAGGGCCGCACCTGGCTGCTCGACCTGCAGGCCAGGACCAATGTCATCATCGACGATGCGGAGCAGGTCGGCGCCGACCGTCCGGACCAGGTGGTGTGGTCGCCCGACAGCCGCAACCTGGCCTTTGTCCGCGTCGGCAGCAGCGAACAGCGCAACCAGATCGGCATGTACAACCTGGCCGGCAAGACCATGGCCTTTGTCACCACCGACCGCTACACGGCCGACTCGCCGGTATTCTCGCCGGACGGGAAGTGGCTGTACTTCCTGTCGTCGCGTCATTTCAACGTCGGCAATGCCGGCCCATGGGGCGATCGCAACATGGGCCCGGTGTTCGACCGCCGGGTCGGCATCTATGCGCTGGCGCTGCAGGCCGGCGTGCGCTTCCCGTTCAAGCCCGAGGACGAGCTGACCAAGCCCGAAGAAAAGTCGCCGGAAGCCGCGGCGCGCACCGCCGTGCAGACCCCGGGCAAGGACGAAGCCGACAAGACCGCCGCAGTGGCCGCGGCCGCGGCCGCGGCCGCCGCGGTCACGGCCGCGGAACCGAAATCCAGGACGCCGACCCCCGCCATCGACTACGCCGGCCTGCGTGAGCGCCTGTACGAAGTGCCGGTCGCGCCGGGCAACTACCGCGCGCTGGCGATCGACGACAAGCGCCTGTACATCCTCGAGTCCGACAACGGCCGCAGCGGCGTGCTCAAGACCCTGGAGATCGCGCGCAGCAGCCCGCAGCCGGAAGTGTTCGTGAACAATGTGCGCGAGTTTGGCCTCAGCACCGACCGCAAGCACGTCTTCTATCGCACTTTCCATGCCAGCGGCCCGGGCGAGATGCTGATCGTCGCCGCCGGCGCCAAGGCCCCGGCCGACCTGAGCAAGGCGCGCATCAAGATCGACGACTGGGCGATCAGCACCAATCCGCGCCTGGAGTGGACCCAGATGTTCAACGACGCCTGGCGCATGCACCGCGACTTCCTGTACGACGCCAATATGCGCGGCGTGGACTGGGTGGCCGTGCGCAAGCGCTATGCGCCGCTGGTCGAGCGCGTGACCGACCGCGCCGAGCTGGACGACGTGCTGGGCATGATGGTGGGCGAAGTGGGCGCGCTGCACTCGCAGATCCGGCCGGGCGACGTGCGCCGTGCCCAGGGCGAAGGCGTGCCCTCGAGCCTGGGCGCGGTGCTGTCGCGGGTGAGCGATGGCTTCCGCGTCGACCGGGTCTACCGCAGCGAGCCGGAGCTGCCGTCGGAGCGTGGTCCGCTGGCGGCACCGGACGTCGGCGTCAGGGAGGGCGACATCATCACGGCCGTCAACGGCAAGTCGCTCGTGGAAGCGCGCGACATCGCCGACCTGCTGCTCGACCAGGCCGACAAGCAGGTGCTGCTGCACGTGAAGAGCCCGGGCGCCAGGGCCGACAGCAAGGCGCGTCCGGTGATCGTCACCCCGGTATCGATGGCGCGCCACGCCAGCCTGCGCTACGCCGACTGGGAGCAGACCAGGGCGCAGCAGGCCGACCAGGCCTCGCAGGGCAGGATCGGCTACCTGCACCTGCGCGCGATGACGGCGCGCGACATCAATGCCTTCGCGCGCGACTTCTACGCCAACATCAACAAGGAAGGCCTGATCATCGACGTGCGCCGCAACAACGGCGGCAATATCGACAGCTGGATCATCGAGAAGCTGCTGCGCCGCTCGTGGGCCTTCTGGAGCGCGAACGGCAATCTGCCGCAGTCGAACATGCAGAACACCTTCCGCGGACACCTGGTGGTGCTGATGGACGAGCTGACCTATTCGGATGGCGAAACCTTCGCCGCCGGCGTCAAGGCCCTCAAGCTCGGCCCGCTGGTCGGCAAGCGCACCGCCGGCGCCGGGGTCTGGCTCAGCGACGGCAACGGCCTGCTCGACAACGGCATGGCGCGCGTCGCCGAATTCGGCCAGTTCGCGGCGGACGGCGACTGGCTGATCGAAGGCGTGGGCGTGACGCCGGACGTCGAGGTCGACAACCTGCCGCACGAGACCTTCGAGGGCCGCGACCGCCAGCTGGAAGTGGCCATTGAACTGCTCGAGAAGAAGATGAAGGAGCAGCCGGTCAAGCCCTGGAAGCCGGCGGCGATCCCGGCGCTCGCGCGTTCGGCGCCCTGA
- a CDS encoding NADP-dependent isocitrate dehydrogenase gives MSSDPTIIYTLTDEAPLLATHAFLPVVSTFTKPAGIKVEQSDISVAARILAQFPENLTPEQRVPDALSELGKKTLEPDANIIKLPNISASVGQLVAAIKELQGKGYNLPDYPADPKTDEEKAIKARYGKCIGSSVNPVLREGNSDRRAPKAVKEYARKNPHSMGEWSQASRTHVSHMTHGDFYHGEKSMTLDAAREVKMELVTKSGQTIVLKPKVALQAGEVIDSMFMSRKALLDFYEKQIEDAKDTGVLFSLHVKATMMKVSHPIVFGHCVRMFYKDAFEKHGALFDSLGINVNNGMADLYNKIADLPASQREEVERDLHACQEHRPALAMVDSAKGITNFHSPNDVIVDASMPAMIRAGGKMYGADGRLKEVKAVIPESTFARIYQEVINFCKWHGAFDPKTMGTVPNVGLMAQQAEEYGSHDKTFEIQEDGVANITDLATGEVLMSQNVEQGDIWRMCQVKDAPIRDWVKLAVTRARNSGMPAVFWLDPYRPHENELIKKVKTYLKDHDTTGLDIQIMSQVRAMRYTLERVKRGLDTISVTGNILRDYLTDLFPILELGTSAKMLSIVPLMAGGGMYETGAGGSAPKHVQQLTEENHLRWDSLGEFLALAVSLEDLGLKTGNGKAKVLAKTLDTATGRLLDNRKGPSPKTGELDNRGSQFYLSMYWAQELAAQTEDAELAARFAPLAEQLAQNEQKIVQEMLEVQGKPADIGGYYKADEAKVKAVMRPSATFNAALESFAA, from the coding sequence ATGAGCAGTGATCCGACCATCATCTACACCCTGACCGACGAGGCACCGCTGCTGGCGACCCACGCCTTCCTGCCAGTCGTCAGCACCTTCACCAAGCCGGCCGGCATCAAGGTCGAGCAGAGCGACATCTCGGTCGCCGCCCGTATCCTGGCCCAGTTCCCGGAAAACCTGACGCCTGAGCAGCGTGTGCCGGACGCCCTGAGCGAGCTGGGCAAGAAGACCCTGGAGCCGGACGCGAACATCATCAAGCTGCCGAACATCTCGGCCTCGGTGGGCCAGCTGGTCGCCGCGATCAAGGAACTGCAGGGCAAGGGCTACAATCTGCCGGACTACCCGGCCGACCCGAAGACCGACGAGGAAAAGGCCATCAAGGCCCGCTACGGCAAGTGCATCGGCTCGTCCGTGAACCCGGTCCTGCGCGAGGGTAACTCCGACCGCCGCGCGCCGAAGGCGGTCAAGGAATACGCCCGCAAGAACCCGCACTCGATGGGCGAGTGGTCGCAGGCATCGCGCACCCACGTGTCGCACATGACCCACGGCGACTTCTACCACGGCGAAAAGTCGATGACCCTGGATGCCGCCCGCGAAGTCAAGATGGAGCTGGTCACCAAGTCGGGCCAGACCATCGTCCTGAAGCCGAAGGTCGCGCTGCAGGCCGGCGAAGTCATCGATTCGATGTTCATGAGCCGCAAGGCCCTGCTGGACTTCTACGAGAAGCAGATCGAGGACGCCAAGGACACCGGCGTGCTGTTCTCGCTGCACGTCAAGGCGACCATGATGAAGGTGTCGCACCCGATCGTGTTCGGCCACTGCGTGCGCATGTTCTACAAGGACGCGTTCGAAAAGCACGGCGCCCTGTTCGACAGCCTCGGCATCAACGTCAACAACGGCATGGCCGACCTGTACAACAAGATCGCCGACCTGCCGGCCTCGCAGCGCGAAGAGGTCGAGCGCGACCTGCACGCCTGCCAGGAGCACCGTCCGGCGCTGGCCATGGTCGACTCGGCCAAGGGCATCACCAACTTCCACTCGCCGAACGACGTGATCGTCGACGCATCGATGCCGGCGATGATCCGCGCCGGCGGCAAGATGTACGGCGCCGACGGCCGCCTGAAGGAAGTCAAGGCGGTCATTCCGGAATCGACCTTCGCCCGTATCTACCAGGAAGTCATCAACTTCTGCAAATGGCACGGCGCCTTCGATCCGAAGACCATGGGCACCGTCCCGAACGTCGGCCTGATGGCCCAGCAGGCCGAAGAATACGGCTCGCACGACAAGACCTTCGAGATCCAGGAAGACGGCGTGGCCAACATCACCGACCTCGCCACCGGCGAAGTGCTGATGAGCCAGAACGTCGAGCAGGGCGATATCTGGCGCATGTGCCAGGTGAAGGACGCCCCGATCCGCGACTGGGTCAAGCTGGCGGTCACCCGCGCGCGCAACTCGGGCATGCCGGCCGTGTTCTGGCTCGACCCGTACCGTCCGCACGAGAATGAACTGATCAAGAAGGTCAAGACCTACCTGAAGGATCACGACACCACCGGCCTGGACATCCAGATCATGTCGCAGGTGCGCGCGATGCGCTACACCCTGGAGCGCGTCAAGCGTGGCCTGGACACCATCTCGGTGACCGGCAACATCCTGCGCGACTACCTGACCGACCTGTTCCCGATCCTGGAACTGGGCACCAGCGCCAAGATGCTGTCGATTGTTCCGCTGATGGCCGGCGGCGGCATGTACGAAACCGGCGCCGGCGGTTCGGCGCCGAAGCACGTGCAGCAGCTCACCGAAGAAAACCACCTGCGCTGGGATTCGCTGGGCGAGTTCCTGGCCCTGGCCGTGTCGCTGGAAGACCTGGGCCTGAAGACCGGCAACGGCAAAGCCAAGGTGCTGGCCAAGACCCTCGACACCGCCACCGGCCGCCTGCTGGACAACCGCAAGGGTCCGTCGCCGAAGACCGGTGAACTCGACAACCGCGGCAGCCAGTTCTACCTGTCGATGTACTGGGCCCAGGAACTGGCCGCGCAGACCGAGGACGCCGAACTGGCGGCCAGGTTCGCGCCGCTGGCGGAGCAGCTGGCACAGAACGAACAGAAGATCGTTCAAGAAATGCTGGAAGTGCAGGGCAAGCCGGCCGACATCGGCGGCTACTACAAGGCCGACGAAGCCAAGGTGAAGGCGGTGATGCGTCCGAGCGCGACCTTCAACGCGGCGCTGGAGTCGTTCGCGGCTTGA
- a CDS encoding cold-shock protein: MATGTVKWFNDSKGFGFITPDDGGEDLFAHFSAINMNGFKTLKEGQKVQFEVTQGPKGKQASNIQGM, translated from the coding sequence ATGGCAACTGGTACTGTTAAGTGGTTCAATGATTCCAAAGGCTTTGGCTTCATCACTCCTGATGACGGCGGCGAGGATCTGTTCGCACACTTCTCCGCAATCAATATGAACGGTTTTAAGACCCTCAAAGAAGGTCAAAAAGTCCAATTCGAAGTCACGCAAGGCCCGAAAGGCAAGCAAGCTTCCAACATCCAGGGCATGTAA
- the clpA gene encoding ATP-dependent Clp protease ATP-binding subunit ClpA has product MIAQELEVSLHMAFVEARQARHEFITVEHLLLALLDNPSAAEVLRACAVNIEDLRKTLTNFIGDNTPTVPGTGEVDTQPTLGFQRVIQRAIMHVQSASNGKKEVTGANVLVAIFGEKDSHAVYYLHQQGVTRLDVVNFISHGVRKDQQLDTSKASEGVEEAQVEGQAKESPLDQFTQNLNKSAADGKIDPLIGREDEVDRVIQILCRRRKNNPLLVGEAGVGKTAIAEGLAWRIVQEDVPEILQNAVVYSLDMGALLAGTKYRGDFEQRLKAVLKQLKDTPNGILFIDEIHTIIGAGSASGGTLDASNLLKPALANGQLKCIGATTFTEFRGVFEKDHALSRRFQKVDVNEPSVEQTVAILRGLKSRFEEHHGVKYSASALSTAAELAARFINDRHLPDKAIDVIDEAGAAQRILPKSKQKKTIGKTEIEDIIAKIARIPPQTVNQDDRSKLQTIDRDLRNVVFGQDPAIDALASAIKMARAGLGKTDKPIGSFLFSGPTGVGKTEVAKQLAFILGIELVRFDMSEYMERHAVSRLIGAPPGYVGFDQGGLLTEAITKKPHAVLLLDEIEKAHPDIFNILLQVMDHGTLTDNNGRKADFRNVIIIMTTNAGAESLTKRSVGFVDSKAAGDEMADIKRMFTPEFRNRLDAIISFRALDEDIILRVVDKFLMQLEEQLHEKKVEAIFSEKLRKFLSKKGFDPLMGARPMSRLIQDMIRKALADELLFGRLVNGGRVTVDLNEKDDVILEFPEGDILPPPAPPETVEIE; this is encoded by the coding sequence ATGATTGCGCAGGAACTTGAAGTATCCCTACACATGGCCTTTGTCGAAGCCCGCCAGGCCCGCCACGAGTTCATCACCGTGGAGCACCTGCTGCTGGCCCTGCTCGACAATCCATCAGCCGCCGAAGTCCTGCGTGCGTGCGCGGTCAATATCGAAGACCTGCGCAAGACCTTGACTAATTTTATCGGTGATAACACCCCGACCGTGCCCGGCACGGGCGAGGTGGACACCCAGCCGACGCTCGGTTTCCAGCGCGTGATCCAGCGTGCGATCATGCACGTGCAGTCGGCCTCGAACGGCAAGAAGGAAGTGACCGGCGCCAACGTGCTGGTGGCGATCTTCGGCGAGAAGGACTCGCACGCCGTCTATTACCTGCACCAGCAGGGCGTGACCCGTCTCGACGTGGTCAACTTCATCTCGCACGGCGTGCGCAAGGACCAGCAGCTCGACACCAGCAAGGCGTCCGAGGGCGTGGAAGAAGCGCAGGTCGAAGGCCAGGCCAAGGAAAGCCCGCTCGACCAGTTCACCCAGAACCTGAACAAGTCGGCCGCCGACGGCAAGATCGATCCGCTGATCGGCCGCGAGGACGAAGTCGACCGCGTGATCCAGATCCTGTGCCGCCGCCGCAAGAACAATCCGCTGCTGGTGGGCGAGGCCGGTGTCGGCAAGACCGCCATCGCCGAAGGCCTGGCATGGCGCATCGTCCAGGAAGACGTGCCCGAGATCCTGCAGAACGCCGTCGTGTACTCGCTCGACATGGGCGCGCTGCTGGCCGGCACCAAGTACCGCGGCGACTTCGAGCAGCGCCTGAAGGCCGTGCTCAAGCAGCTCAAGGACACCCCGAACGGCATCCTGTTCATCGACGAGATCCACACGATCATCGGCGCCGGTTCGGCATCGGGCGGCACGCTGGATGCCTCGAACCTGCTCAAGCCGGCCCTGGCCAACGGCCAACTGAAGTGCATCGGCGCGACCACGTTCACGGAATTCCGCGGCGTGTTCGAGAAAGACCATGCGCTGTCCCGCCGCTTCCAGAAGGTCGACGTCAACGAACCCTCGGTCGAGCAGACCGTGGCGATCCTGCGCGGCCTGAAGTCGCGCTTCGAAGAGCACCACGGCGTGAAATATTCGGCCTCGGCCCTGTCGACCGCGGCCGAGCTGGCGGCGCGCTTCATCAACGACCGCCACCTGCCGGACAAGGCCATCGACGTGATCGACGAGGCGGGCGCGGCGCAGCGCATCCTGCCGAAATCGAAGCAGAAGAAGACCATCGGCAAGACCGAGATCGAGGACATCATCGCCAAGATCGCGCGGATTCCGCCGCAGACCGTCAACCAGGACGACCGCAGCAAGCTGCAGACCATCGACCGCGACCTGCGCAACGTGGTGTTCGGCCAGGATCCCGCCATCGACGCGCTGGCCTCGGCCATCAAGATGGCGCGCGCCGGCCTGGGCAAGACCGACAAGCCGATCGGCTCCTTCCTGTTCTCGGGTCCGACCGGGGTCGGCAAGACCGAGGTCGCCAAGCAGCTGGCCTTCATCCTGGGCATCGAGCTGGTGCGCTTCGACATGTCCGAGTACATGGAGCGCCACGCGGTGTCGCGCCTGATCGGTGCGCCGCCGGGCTACGTCGGCTTCGACCAGGGCGGCCTGCTGACCGAGGCCATCACCAAGAAGCCGCACGCGGTGCTGCTGCTGGACGAGATCGAAAAGGCCCATCCGGACATCTTCAACATCCTGCTGCAGGTGATGGACCATGGCACGCTGACCGACAACAACGGACGCAAGGCCGACTTCCGCAACGTGATCATCATCATGACCACCAATGCGGGCGCCGAAAGCCTGACCAAGCGCTCGGTGGGCTTCGTCGATTCGAAGGCGGCCGGCGACGAGATGGCCGACATCAAGCGCATGTTCACGCCGGAGTTCCGCAACCGCCTGGACGCGATCATCAGCTTCCGTGCGCTGGACGAGGACATCATCCTGCGCGTCGTGGACAAGTTCCTGATGCAGCTGGAAGAGCAGCTGCACGAGAAGAAGGTGGAAGCGATCTTCAGCGAGAAGCTGCGCAAGTTCCTCTCGAAGAAGGGCTTCGACCCGCTGATGGGCGCGCGCCCGATGTCGCGCCTGATCCAGGACATGATCCGCAAGGCGCTGGCCGACGAGCTGCTGTTCGGCCGCCTGGTCAACGGCGGCCGCGTGACGGTGGACCTGAACGAGAAGGACGACGTCATCCTGGAGTTCCCGGAAGGCGACATCCTGCCGCCGCCGGCGCCGCCCGAAACGGTCGAGATCGAATAA